The Miltoncostaea oceani genome includes a region encoding these proteins:
- a CDS encoding methyltransferase domain-containing protein, which yields MDGSPDLGGFADVDGAAEPGALAGYLDTVRGVGAVAEWKERSFALLDPRPGAELLDLGCGTGDDLLALAPRVAPGGRVVGVDASAAMVAEARRRTAGHPGVEVHRGDGHRLDLPDGSLDGARAERVLLHVPDPAVVVAEMVRVLRPGGRLVVAEPDWGTLVIDAPDAAASRAVAAAGAGRFRSPFAGRTLRRLLIAAGLTDVEVAARALVIHDPDAAEAVFQLADAADRAVGAGSLTPAEATAWRDGVARAGAAGTLLVAMTAFMASGRRP from the coding sequence GTGGACGGATCACCGGATCTCGGCGGGTTCGCGGACGTCGACGGGGCGGCGGAGCCGGGCGCCCTCGCGGGGTACCTCGACACCGTCCGCGGCGTGGGTGCGGTGGCGGAGTGGAAGGAGCGCTCGTTCGCGCTCCTCGACCCCCGGCCCGGCGCGGAACTGCTGGACCTGGGCTGCGGTACCGGGGACGACCTCCTCGCCCTCGCCCCACGCGTCGCCCCCGGTGGTCGTGTCGTCGGCGTCGACGCGAGCGCCGCGATGGTGGCCGAGGCGCGGCGGCGGACCGCCGGTCATCCGGGGGTCGAGGTCCACCGGGGCGACGGCCACCGCCTCGACCTGCCGGACGGATCGCTCGACGGCGCCCGGGCGGAGCGGGTGCTGCTGCACGTCCCCGACCCCGCCGTGGTGGTCGCGGAGATGGTGCGCGTCCTGCGTCCCGGCGGCCGCCTGGTGGTGGCGGAGCCGGACTGGGGGACCCTCGTCATCGACGCCCCCGACGCCGCGGCGTCCCGCGCCGTCGCCGCTGCGGGGGCCGGGCGGTTCCGCTCCCCCTTCGCCGGGCGCACGCTGCGGCGCCTCCTGATCGCGGCCGGGCTGACGGACGTGGAGGTCGCGGCCCGTGCCCTGGTGATCCACGACCCGGACGCCGCCGAGGCGGTGTTCCAGCTCGCCGACGCCGCGGACCGCGCCGTCGGCGCCGGGTCCCTCACCCCCGCCGAGGCGACCGCCTGGCGCGACGGCGTCGCCCGCGCCGGGGCCGCCGGGACCCTGCTGGTGGCGATGACGGCGTTCATGGCGAGCGGCCGCCGCCCCTGA
- a CDS encoding NAD(P)/FAD-dependent oxidoreductase produces MIAAERSPDDRRRPSPHSRPGRGPPVTLSAPRVVVCGAGVIGAAVAWALARHGVPAVIVDRGGPAAAASGSASGFLAADWNAGNPLDAMSRASFALHRELADELGAERIGYRPLEVISAATAEEGDLERYRRLPTPDWLDGRVVAHEVIGTTATAAQVDPRRFTTALVDDAVAAGARFVSGVVDGLDLAPDGTVRGVRIDGAVEPCDVVVLALGPWTDRAQRWLALPQVFGTRMASMLLAADAPAQAVFSEYAAPGGGGMQFRIYPRPGGTVYITGRQEHGTLPDDPAAIAPSEDSIAELRRVAAVHSSRLAAAGELARSACHRPLTVDGLPLIGPVPGASGAFLATAHASWGLLHAPATGRMVAEMVLDGGSTSLDAAPFAVGRLPAGRR; encoded by the coding sequence ATGATCGCCGCCGAGAGGAGCCCCGATGACCGCCGACGACCGTCCCCCCACAGCCGCCCGGGCCGCGGGCCGCCCGTCACCCTGAGCGCGCCGCGGGTGGTCGTGTGCGGCGCCGGCGTCATCGGCGCCGCCGTCGCGTGGGCGCTCGCGCGGCACGGCGTGCCGGCGGTGATCGTGGACCGCGGCGGTCCGGCGGCGGCGGCGTCGGGCAGCGCCTCCGGGTTCCTCGCCGCCGACTGGAACGCCGGGAACCCCCTCGACGCGATGAGCCGCGCGAGCTTCGCGCTGCACCGCGAGCTCGCCGACGAACTGGGGGCGGAGCGGATCGGGTACCGGCCGCTCGAGGTCATCAGCGCCGCGACGGCGGAGGAGGGCGACCTGGAGCGGTACCGGCGGCTCCCGACGCCGGACTGGCTCGACGGGCGCGTCGTCGCGCACGAGGTGATCGGCACCACCGCGACGGCGGCACAGGTCGACCCGCGGCGGTTCACGACGGCGCTGGTGGACGACGCGGTCGCCGCCGGCGCGCGGTTCGTGTCGGGGGTGGTCGACGGCCTCGACCTCGCCCCTGACGGCACCGTGCGGGGCGTCCGCATCGACGGCGCCGTGGAGCCGTGCGACGTGGTGGTGCTGGCGCTCGGGCCGTGGACGGACCGCGCGCAGCGGTGGCTGGCGCTGCCCCAGGTGTTCGGCACACGGATGGCGAGCATGCTGCTCGCCGCGGACGCGCCCGCGCAGGCGGTGTTCAGCGAGTACGCCGCCCCCGGCGGCGGCGGGATGCAGTTCCGCATCTACCCCCGCCCCGGCGGGACCGTCTACATCACGGGCCGGCAGGAGCACGGGACCCTTCCCGACGACCCGGCCGCGATCGCGCCCTCGGAGGACTCGATCGCGGAACTGCGCCGCGTCGCGGCGGTCCACAGCTCCCGGCTCGCCGCCGCCGGCGAGCTCGCCCGGTCGGCGTGCCACCGCCCCCTCACCGTCGACGGCCTCCCGCTGATCGGCCCCGTGCCGGGCGCGTCGGGGGCGTTCCTCGCGACGGCGCACGCGTCATGGGGGCTGCTCCACGCCCCCGCGACGGGGCGGATGGTCGCCGAGATGGTCCTCGATGGCGGGTCCACGTCGCTCGACGCGGCGCCGTTCGCGGTGGGGCGCCTGCCGGCCGGGCGCCGCTGA